In the Enterococcus rotai genome, CAGTGCACCAACTGATGTCCCTGTAATAATCTTGATTGGAATAGCTAATTCTTTCAATGCTTGCCAAACACCGATTTGATAGGCACCTCTAGCACCACCGCCACCTAAAACCAAGGCCGTTCGATAGGAAAAATCTTTACTAGCTACTTTATTTTCTGTCACCGTATACCCGTATTTTATAAACACTTCTTGTAAATATAGGGGCAATGATTGTGGAAAAACAAATGTACTATTCAACTGAAAAGTCTGTTTAAAAAATAGATCAATCGCTAAAAAAAATGATCTCCAAGTGATTTTTCCGGTTTCTAGAATCAACAGATTCGTCACTTTTCCTATTTCAACTGTTAAAAATAAATATGGATTCTTACCTTTATAGATCACATAAGCTGTACTTTCATTGTCACGTACTTTTTTTCTAAAAACTTGCCTTGCTAATGTGTGTGTCTCATAAAAAGGGAATAATTGAATACTATTAGATACTTGTTTAGAAAAATCCGACCACTCTGAAGCAATCATTTCTTCACTTCTCATTACAAACACCTCCATCTGTTCAAGTATACCAAAATTTTTCGAAAATTACTTTTTATTAAAAATATACAAAAAGCGTACCTTTTTATTCACTTTTCACGTAAAATAGATGTAGTATACTTTTTATAGATTGATCGATAATAATAAATCCTTGTTTAAAATAAAATCAAGCAATTACAGCGATCAAATCTTAACAAACCTAGAAAATCCCACTAGAGTTTTCTAACAAAATCTCTCTTTTCTGACAAAAATTACTAAAATCTGTTAGAATACACTGACTACCTTTCAGAAAATATGAAAGTAGTTATAGAAAATAAATTGGCTATACGCGTCTCCAAAACATTATATCCAATAAAGCCACCCAAAATAAAATCTTAGGAATCATTCAAGGTTAACATGATTAACGTTTATTCGAAAAACCTACACAGTGAGATTAATGACAAAGGATGTTTATATGAAAACAAGAACTATTTTACTGAAAATTTGCTCGTTCATATTAGTTACGGGCTACTTTTCAGGTATCCTAACTGCAACTGACGCTTATGCTGCAGAAGATATTCTAACAATCACCCAAAATGCCGGCTATCAAACAAATGAATTTTATAAGCCCAAAGCTTCGATCGTCATTGAAGCACAAACAGGTCAAGTTCTTTGGGAGGACAATCCTGATTTAAAATGGAACCCAGCTAGTATCGCTAAACTGATGTCTGTTTATCTTGTTTTTGAAGCAATCGAACAAGGTAAATTTACGTTAGATACAACGGTCAAAGCAACAGATAACGACCAAGCGATTTCACAGATTTATGAGTTAAGTAACAATTCAATCGTTTCAGGTATCGCTTATCCCGTTCGCGACCTACTTTATGCAACACTTGTCCAGTCATCAAATGTTGCCACCGTCATGCTAGCGAACCTTGTAACTGCTCATGATGAGGCCAAGTTTATTCATATGATGAATGACAAAGCTAAAGAACTCGGCATGACCAACTCAACCTTTTATAATTGTAGCGGAGCTGAAACTGGCGCTTTTAACGGCTATTATAAACCAGAAGGAATCGACCAAAGTGCAGACAACGTAACCACTGCTCGTGATTTAGCTATTTTATCTTATCATTTATTGAAAAACTATCCGGATACCGTGAAGTATACAAGTCCCGTCCAAATCACGATCATGGAAAATACGCCTTATGCTGAAGTCCTAGAAAACCATAATTATTCCTTGCCAGGTCTTGCTTATGGTTATGAGGGTGCAGATGGTTTGAAAACTGGTTCAAGTCCAACTGGCGGCTTCAACTATGCTGCAACTGCCAAGCGTGAAGATACACGCTTGATTGAAATTGTCTTAGGTGTTGGTGATTGGGAAGATCAAGAAGGTGAGTTACAGCGTCATGCTTTTGGTAACGCAATTTTTGACCAAGCTTTCGCTACTTATGAATACAAACAACTCCTTACTAAAGGGAACAACACGATAAATAAAGAAGAAGTGATTCTAGACCAAGACTTTTATGGTGTAATTCAACGAAATACTACGCCAGCGTTTAAACTAACCGCCGACAAAGTAACGATGGATACAGGTCTTTCTCAAGTTTCTCCAACCATCAAAGCACCAAGTGTTTCATTTAAATATGCCCAAAAATTAAAAGCTCTACAAAATGGGACTTTTCTTAAAAATACTAAGAAGAAGAACAGTTTATCAACCTTTTTCGTTAATGGTTTACTGATTATTTTAGGTCTTTTAGTCATGGCCTTATCCAAATTATTTAAAAAAGAAACGGCCGGAACGACCAAATTCAGCCCTATTTTAGCTTTAGGTATTTTG is a window encoding:
- a CDS encoding DUF1958 domain-containing protein, yielding MKTRTILLKICSFILVTGYFSGILTATDAYAAEDILTITQNAGYQTNEFYKPKASIVIEAQTGQVLWEDNPDLKWNPASIAKLMSVYLVFEAIEQGKFTLDTTVKATDNDQAISQIYELSNNSIVSGIAYPVRDLLYATLVQSSNVATVMLANLVTAHDEAKFIHMMNDKAKELGMTNSTFYNCSGAETGAFNGYYKPEGIDQSADNVTTARDLAILSYHLLKNYPDTVKYTSPVQITIMENTPYAEVLENHNYSLPGLAYGYEGADGLKTGSSPTGGFNYAATAKREDTRLIEIVLGVGDWEDQEGELQRHAFGNAIFDQAFATYEYKQLLTKGNNTINKEEVILDQDFYGVIQRNTTPAFKLTADKVTMDTGLSQVSPTIKAPSVSFKYAQKLKALQNGTFLKNTKKKNSLSTFFVNGLLIILGLLVMALSKLFKKETAGTTKFSPILALGILLILAGIALSTYTIVIGPWF